The region ttattcttaaaaaaaaaaaattacatgttgGTGTTTTATGTGTCAGCACAAACCATACTCCAAAAACAGATGTAAAACTCAAAAACTTATGCAAATGACTCGCCATTTTATACATCTTCCACGTTCTTCACATGCACTCTCTAAAATCTCCTACAAATAAACCCATTTACATTTTGCACTTCCGCCATTAACtaccaaaaaatggcaaaactCATACCTACGGTAGCTCTCATCGGCATTCTCCTGATTATCATAGCCAACGCATGTCAAAGTATGCTTTTACAGTACTGTATTATGGGATTAATGTAAAATAatgaaatatgttttttttgtgTGTAAGAATTTGTGTGTTTGTTGGTGTAGATAAGCACATTTTTATCTGTGCTCGTAATCTGGTTTTCCTTTTTTGTTCTTggtgttataaaataaaatgatgtaTTTCTTGTCTAtactttttaattgtttaagcATGTTCAAATAGCACGACCCTTGAATAGTTGactaaaaatagataaaataaattagtagattataacaaaaattaagatatttattataaacaattttaataaagtgATTGAAGCATTGTTCCATTGAGAAGATATAAAGGCTCGACGAGCAGACTGATAATCTTAGAGATTGAACATTAATTACAGATTGAAAAGAGCCCAAGGACCTGGACAAGCTCGACAAGATCATGAGCGACATACCCTTTGAACTGCTACGAAAAAAACCATCGGATTTTAAATTAGCACGATTTAATTAagaaacttttttaaatataaatatacagaAACATAATTCTAGTAAAGGAAACCCCAATTAATGAGCTTGCGGAAGGATGGCGAAGAAAATGTAGCTCAAAAGGTGGAATCTCCAAACTGATTTTGGGTTATTTCTAGTAAAGAGTtaaacataataattttattttttaaaaaaaatatttattgaaaatGTTCTCTATTTATTTATTCTCCATCAATTTTATATTCCTTTTAATGATTAGTGAATGATCTGATTCCTTTACTTATGGATATAAGTTTTTATTGCCCAAACATGTAAATTTTTTGTgttagttatttattttattatatttttgtttattaaattaaattcataataaaatacCTACTGAATAATTTCAATTCCGCTGCAGCATATACTTATCCGGTAACAACAATCCATTTGACATTcacataacaaaaaaacaaacttcTTCGAAAATTAATTAGCTTTCTCAACTAGTGTAGAAGGTAACATAAGTGatgttttaacaataaaatttgACTGGTAAATTCAAACGATAATAAAAAGTCGATCTAAATTAATGTttccataaaaatagaaatatagtTGACTGTTTTAACTAAAAAGATGTCAGAATGACTAAAGCATATACAATTCATCTTTTTCTATTAACAATATCTATATCGAAAGTCACAAGAAGTGACAAAAGACTAAATTATAAACATTCACACTGTTTTtgaattaactataattaaattgtgatgcatattttaattatatatatatatatatatatatatatatatatatatatatatatatatatatattgttgttTTCGTGGAGGAGCTGCAGTTATGTCGGCCTGCTGCTGCAAATTCTCAGCAGCTCGGTTTTGAGGCTGTTAGTGATATAAGAGATGGGGCTTCGGGGAATGACTTTGAAGATGCAATAGAGAGAGTTTATGCATATATTTCTAAGACTTCTTTATTTACTCGACTTTGAAAATCACAGGCTCCACCACGTGTTAAAATTTTCATTAGGGTATCTCTTCACAATCGAGTTCCCACTTTGAATTTTTTGGCTAAACGATTGATAGTCTCTCCGGATAACAGTATGTGTTCTCTCTGTGATGTTGTggaaacaaaaagaacattTATTTATCCATTGTGTCTTTGCGAGGAGTATTTGGTGTGGTGTTATTCAGAGATTGGATTTAGTTTGGATTACTCCGTATTCTTTTGATGATTTTATGGTCCAATGGAAGAGTATGATACCTAGGGGCCCTTATTGGAAGCTGTGGGAGATGCTATAGTATTTGATCGTGTaggaaatttgaaaatataGGAATGACAGAGTTGTTTGGAACGAGGTTTCAAACAAGGATGCGGTGatttttagttgtttttctaaaactgttttattttttaagagttGTAATAGGAGTTTCAGCTATTcgagtttggatttctttatgAATCCATTCAGTATTTTGTATTCGAACCATTGATTCTCGCCCACTTTTTTTTGCCTAAGTCTTTAGCGTGCCACCTAGTGTGTGTCGCTTCTTGTACGAAAGTTTAAAGTAGTGgttttgccacttcttgtggctttaatatatatttatcccaaaaaaaaaaacaatcgatGTCCATTGTAAGAGAAAGTACTCAAAAGAAGAATTTTAAGTGATAGAAACATAAATGCATATGACTGATAATTTGCAGAACGGGTATCTACATAAATGCAtatgaatttttgttttttcctggaacataatttatatgtataaaaactGGACTTTCTGGAACATAATTTATATGTAGATAAAATATCAAGAGATCTCGTTAACTTACCCCTAAATAAAATGATCAAAACTGTCAAATATTCACAAGATTTTGTACATTGCTGTTCTAACTTTTACGCGTAAGCACAAACCGACACCTCAAAAAGACAAAACTTATATAAATGACTCGCCATTTTATAATCTTCCACGTTCTTCACATGCACTCCCTTGAAATCTCCTACAAATATACCCCTTCTCATTCACTTCCACCTTCAACTCCTGAGAATTAAACAACAATGGCAAAGCTCATACCTACACTGGCTCTCATCAGCATTCTCCTGATCATCATGATAGCCAACGCATCTTCCGCCCGCAGAACCATCATCACCACCGTCGAGATcgacgaaaccaacccaaacccAACAGGAACAGAAGGGCAATGCCGTGAGGAAGTGGAGAAGCAGGACTTGAACTCCTGCGTGCAGTACATGAGGCAATCAATATCAGGGGAATCCGAAGGAGGAGGAGAAGAAAAACAGCAGCTCCATCAGTGCTGCAGTCGACTGAAGCAAGTGCGAGATGAATGCCAATGTCAGGCGATTGAGTCTGCGTATCAGGAGATGAGTGGAGAGGTAATGAGACATCAGTACCCGAGAGTCATCCGTAGGGTAAGGAGCATTCCATTGTCTTGTGAGCTGAGCGAAGTGGAGTGTAGAATCAGATAAATCTTATTCTGAAAGCCAGacttgtaaataaataaagtaaattcACTCACTATGATCATGGACTCATGGCTGTGTGAGTGATTTCCGTGTAATCCTGTATAAGTAATTATGTCATCGTAGTATGCTTTTGTAGTGTATTATCGGAATATGGTGTTTTTTCTGTGTAAAAATTGCGTAAGCATATTTCTGTAATGTACTGCCATCAAAGTTTTagcctttgaaaaaaaaaattaaagtttaataaacCAAAGAAAAATTAAGTCTAGAAGCTGAAATGAAATGAATGAAAAGTTCACTTATTGTTAGAATCAATGGCCATGTATTGATCGCTGGCTGGGATGTAAGCGGGCCAAGCTCGAGCTAGAGCTCGAGCGTGTTATACAAGACCGAGCTCTAGTTCAAATGGGCCCAAATTTTGAAGTTCTAATAACAAGACCGAGCTCTAGTTCAAATGGGCCCAAATTTTGAAGTTCTAGCTCGTATGATATACGAGCTTGAGCTCGactcaaattcaataaaatataaagggctttttatataaacacTTGATTTGGGTAAGAGCTTTTCAAAAACACTCTAGCACGAAAAAGTTGAGAGATTTataaatttacctaaaaaaagaaaataatttgagTTTCTACCTCAACATGGaaaagtcaacaaaaatactcGATTTGGccattttatgtttttactctccTTGTCCATAAGTTAAGGATTTTACTCCAATCATATAAAACATGACCTgcatcttttctttttctttttcgttctctttatctttctttctttctttcttttttatatgtatttgatGTCATTTTTTATctctttaactttttaaaataatattttatttttataataatattaatataatcttttcataaaaaataatattatttctataaaatatttgaatatatttagtataaaaaatatttaatttatttatttaataattatatcttaatttttttttatatttttaacgtCTCTctattataacatttaaaaaaaaaaactatcgtGGTATTATCATGACCTTATTATAACAATATCATTGATATAATTATGTAGATATCATCACGTTATCATTtcgttattataatttttttgtaatttttttcatgcATGTATcgcattatcattttattatcacaaaacattatcatactattattttcacattatcatttcgttatcataatttttttataatttttttcatacaggtatcatattatcatactattatcttcacattatcatctcgttatcatattttttctataattttttttacatgtaggtatcatattatcatactattattataactttattattttattatcatctgattatcactggttatgaattattttgtaattatattttcacgtacgttatcattcaattatcatacttcattatcatctagttatcatactgcagtgttatagaacgacatgataatgtaatgatattaacatgataatcagacactattttatGATACATTATTATagtgataatgacatgataatcagaaactgatttaattatcataacattatcattttgttatcatGAAATccttcaataatttttttttatgtacgttataataaccttatcatatttcattatcataacattatcacactAGAGTGTTAGACATGATAATGTAGTATagacatgataatcagaaactgttttatcataacattatcatagattatcatgtcgttgtcataacattatcatttaggtgCTATAAAAcgttatcatctcggtatcatataataatattatgataacgagatgataatacaaggataacaacatgataatcaattttttttctttgtagatttttttttctgcagtgttatgataataacatgataatacagtgatcctcatatgataatcagaggctgttttttatgaaaaaaaattattttttctgcagtgttatgataatcagatgctgttttttttgtgtgcagaaaatcgtttttttccaTCATAACTTCATTTTCATGTaatagatctaaaattgaaacaaaaatttaagaGTAACGATTTAGAtctgaatgttaaaaaaatcgcaataatcaccatgaattaaagaaaagttcgttaaaataaaaaataaaagaacagtGAAGCGACGGTGGAGCGATGAAGGAACggcaaagaaaaaagaaaaaaatggagaaaaaaagaagaaaattgacgaagaaacagaaaatgagaaaaagaaaaagaagaaaaagaggagGAGGAGAGaggaaagagaaagaaaagaaagagagaaacataaaaagtgacagttgtcataatatgataagagtacaaaatatatatttaaaataaaaacttaataaaaaaataggtataattataatataaacatgttttagagtaaaaaaaataaaagcattaaaataataaggtattatttttatcttttcctttttgagatatgaaatcaaattatttttaaaaagagagtatttatcccaattttctctaaaaaattAGCAAATATACCTCTTTTTTAATTGTATGTTTCTAAACTTATTTTCTCTTCTTTATTAACTGAATTAACACCATTAATATGGAGCTTACCATTCCAAACTAATTTTGTTTATCTTCTCCtcaatttctttttcaaatttagtataaaaattaatattagaaCAGGTTTATAGAATCAAATAgcaaattcttaaaaaaaattaataatgcgAAGGAAGAAACTGGATTAGGGGAAGAAAAAAACAATCTCAATTGTCTAATAGAATTGCTTCCGAAGAATTTACTGTACAGCAAAGCTGTAGGTGTTCATACTCTTATCTTTTTGTTGATTAATTCAATTTGTATTATATGGTTTTGTTGAATATTTGATATTAGATCTACTCTTTTTTAATATTCtgaatatttcttttattttttcaactttttttgtttCGGCTCTAAAATGCTTGATTAATTTGTAGTTTAAGTGTAGAATTAGAAAATTACAAAGGCATTAGCTCTAATACTAACAGAATGATTACATCATCAATCCTCCTCCTGCCAGCtgttattatttaattagctaaatcAGTTAGTTAGTTAGCTTGTATTTTATGCGTGTATAGAAAGTAGTTAGTGCTGAGCTGTAAATCTGTTAGTAGAAGCAGTTACATTTCTTGTTGTATAAATACGCATATTTGCTCAATCAATAAAGCTGAGATTCATTTTTCCTCCAAACACATCTTTTGTCATGGTATCAAAGCAATTAGCTTAGCtgctcattttcttttcttttctctgaATAACTGCTCATTTTCTCGTTCACTTTCTTAGTAACCAAACAGCAATTTTCTCTCTGTTTTCTTGGAGTTTCTTACTTTCTTTAAGCTCATTAAGTAGCTATTTCAATGGCGAATACTGCAAGGTCAGAAGATTTACCTTCCAGTCCATATTATCTGCATCCTAATGAAAATCCTTCATTAGTTCTTACTACTTCACTGTTAActggaaataattttcattcATGGTCACGATTGTTGAGATAATTTGCTGCAAGTGtacagtgtcaactcgtaatataaactgtgaagtccagatatcgtacccacaaggaaagcaactaaatacacccaattaagatactcaatttggatagccaaaaagataatttggttgaagtgatttaaaattaataaaatagatttaaacagatttaatttagaataaaaataagctttgaataaaaatgggtttaaacaataataaggaagatcagggattattaattttctttatgtcattaatctcatgggatatttggattatgttattaatttaatggttcaggctagtctaatgcatctataactctctctcaagccgctatagataaaaatatataaataaccaattaataggcagattactcactctcgtgttataaaataccaaatcaagtgattaaatgacatttattaagcaaacctcaagaacacgtattcattaactcactctcgtgttattaattcatacgttgttaattaactgatctatttcaattaagctctctcaagtcataattaaaacatagggcagtgaatgaattggccaaaaacattcaagcattatgagcattaattaacacatcattttaataacaatCCAATATCCCAATATGATCAAGTAGACAtaagtccaattaataatccccgaaaatgggtttagctactcataattAAAGGAAATTCAACAATAACATATATGGAATTCATGATTAACAAGAACACAACGGTAATTGATCTCTCAATAATGTTGTACCTTAACTCCGGAATTCCAATATGTTTTGCGTAATAATCCCAAACTATCGAGTAGAAATGATACTAAAATAGACTACCTCTAATGGCTTGTCTATGATCTAGATGTAAACTACAA is a window of Mercurialis annua linkage group LG2, ddMerAnnu1.2, whole genome shotgun sequence DNA encoding:
- the LOC126668155 gene encoding 2S seed storage albumin protein-like, whose protein sequence is MAKLIPTLALISILLIIMIANASSARRTIITTVEIDETNPNPTGTEGQCREEVEKQDLNSCVQYMRQSISGESEGGGEEKQQLHQCCSRLKQVRDECQCQAIESAYQEMSGEVMRHQYPRVIRRVRSIPLSCELSEVECRIR